In one Pseudomonas sp. SG20056 genomic region, the following are encoded:
- a CDS encoding translocation/assembly module TamB domain-containing protein, giving the protein MKRGLRNLLFSLLGLLLVLTISLSLLLGTQGGSRWLLTQVPGLQVDDFNGRLGGSWSATQLRWQQGENSVQVMAPRLDWSPACLLRLTLCIEQLHSGPISLVFPDDEQPSSEPFSLPELSLPLTLHLGQVRIDSLQLNGVEQLQGLQLAARWTAQGIQIDNLSLHNADLQVALQGQLQTSGNWPLQLNGQLLLPAPEQQAWPVALQLKGELRERVQLTASSSGYLQGELTGWLQPLAELMPAQLRLQVAAFKASAELPDTLNLEKVELNAQGDLQDGYHVTGSASLPAAEGPIALALAGLLKADGATISSLSLTAEPEQQVQVSGELNWQQGLSLDSRFNWQNFPWQRLYPLEEPAPVALRVLNGELAYQDGNYLGHFAAELDGPAGAFSLQSPLSGDLQKLYLPELRLQAGQGRAEGQVSLGFAEQLSWDVRLQLSQLDPAYWLAELPGTLAGPLNSSGSLINQQLKLSADIDLTGRLRGQPAKLLAKFAGGLEQGELSALDIRLGDNRISGKAALQQQLSGQLLLAMPRLGQLWPGLQGQLNGQLDLAGNLQAPQGQLQLQGQRLAFDDQRLQQLKLDASLNSAQRGRLTLDAQGIQLGETELGRLDVTAAGNQQQQSLELQLQGPLLQSQLALAGKLDKGNWRGSLNRGEVQSGGQDWRLQQPATLVRLANGQLSLGAQCWRSGSASLCGTEQRLLPQPKLDYQLSNFPMDSLAQWWPKDFAWQGQLNGRLQLDLPASGPNGSLELDAGSGIWRIRDQQQWLEFAYDSLRLSTQLRPQRIDSLLELRGPAIGELSLQAQLDPRPASKPLSGSFRLNGLDLALTRPFVPMVERIAGQLNGAGTLSGGLLAPQVNGNLRVVNGEVAGGELPMDIEQLQLQAQIEGERLLLEGDWRSGEQGQGSLNGELSWANGLVADMQLRGSRLPVTVEPYAALEVEPDLRVSLRDEQLSVAGKVLIPSGKIEVRELPPSTVQVSSDAQVVGRDSAQQQATAIAMDIDVEVGQQRLTFSGFGLDAELFGRVHIGNDLDTRGELSLNKGRFRAYGQRLNVRRARLLFAGPIDQPFLDIEAVRQVDDVTAGLRLSGNAAQPTSEVFSEPAMSQEQALSYLIMGRPLGQGGGGDNSMLAQAALALGMAGSAPLVNNLAQGLGISDFQLDTQGSGVTTSVVASGNLSERLSLRYGVGVFEPANTIALRYELSRRLYLEAASGLASSLDLFYRRDF; this is encoded by the coding sequence GTGAAGCGCGGGCTACGTAATCTGCTGTTCAGTCTGCTGGGCCTGCTGCTTGTGCTGACTATCAGCCTGAGTCTGCTGCTGGGCACCCAGGGCGGCAGCCGCTGGTTATTGACGCAGGTGCCGGGCTTGCAGGTGGACGATTTCAATGGCCGCCTGGGCGGTAGCTGGAGCGCGACACAGCTGCGCTGGCAGCAAGGCGAGAATAGCGTGCAGGTAATGGCGCCTCGCCTGGATTGGTCGCCAGCCTGCTTGCTGCGCCTGACCCTGTGTATCGAGCAACTGCACAGCGGGCCGATCAGCCTGGTGTTCCCTGACGATGAGCAGCCCAGCAGCGAGCCGTTCAGTCTGCCGGAGCTGAGCCTGCCGCTGACGTTGCATCTGGGCCAGGTGCGTATCGACAGCCTGCAGCTCAATGGCGTCGAACAGTTGCAAGGCCTGCAGTTGGCCGCGCGCTGGACTGCGCAGGGCATTCAGATCGATAACCTCAGCTTGCATAACGCCGATCTGCAGGTGGCGTTGCAGGGCCAGCTGCAAACCTCCGGCAACTGGCCGCTGCAACTGAACGGACAGCTGCTATTGCCGGCGCCCGAGCAGCAGGCCTGGCCGGTGGCGCTGCAGCTCAAGGGTGAACTGCGCGAGCGGGTGCAACTGACAGCCAGTAGCAGCGGCTATCTGCAAGGTGAACTGACGGGCTGGTTGCAGCCGCTGGCTGAACTTATGCCGGCGCAACTGCGTTTGCAGGTCGCCGCCTTTAAGGCCAGCGCCGAACTGCCCGACACGTTGAATCTTGAGAAGGTTGAGCTAAATGCCCAAGGCGATCTGCAGGATGGCTACCATGTCACCGGCAGTGCCAGCCTGCCAGCAGCCGAGGGGCCGATTGCTCTGGCGTTGGCGGGGCTGCTTAAGGCGGACGGCGCGACCATCAGCAGCCTCAGCCTCACCGCCGAACCTGAGCAGCAGGTACAGGTAAGCGGCGAGTTGAACTGGCAGCAGGGCCTGAGCCTGGACAGCCGCTTCAACTGGCAGAACTTCCCCTGGCAGCGCCTCTATCCGCTGGAGGAACCAGCGCCCGTGGCGTTACGGGTGCTCAATGGTGAGCTGGCCTATCAGGATGGCAATTACCTCGGGCATTTCGCCGCCGAACTGGATGGCCCGGCTGGTGCCTTTAGCCTGCAGAGTCCGCTGAGTGGCGATCTACAGAAGCTGTATCTGCCTGAGCTGCGCCTGCAAGCCGGACAGGGCCGCGCCGAAGGCCAGGTCAGCTTGGGTTTTGCCGAGCAGCTGAGCTGGGATGTGCGCCTGCAGTTGAGTCAGCTTGATCCGGCCTACTGGTTGGCCGAACTGCCTGGCACGCTGGCCGGGCCGTTGAATAGCTCCGGCAGCCTGATCAATCAGCAGCTCAAGCTGAGCGCCGATATCGACCTCACTGGCCGTTTACGTGGTCAGCCGGCCAAGTTGCTGGCGAAGTTTGCCGGCGGCCTGGAGCAGGGCGAGCTGAGTGCTCTGGATATCCGCCTGGGTGATAACCGCATCAGCGGCAAGGCCGCCTTGCAGCAACAACTGAGCGGCCAGTTATTGCTGGCGATGCCGCGACTGGGCCAGCTTTGGCCGGGACTGCAAGGGCAGCTCAATGGTCAGCTGGATCTGGCCGGCAACCTGCAAGCACCCCAGGGTCAGTTGCAGCTGCAAGGTCAGCGCCTAGCTTTTGACGACCAGCGCCTGCAACAGCTCAAACTCGACGCCAGCCTGAACAGCGCCCAACGTGGCCGGCTAACCCTGGATGCGCAGGGCATTCAGCTGGGCGAAACCGAGCTGGGGCGCTTAGACGTCACAGCCGCCGGTAATCAGCAGCAGCAAAGCCTTGAACTGCAACTGCAAGGCCCCCTGTTGCAAAGCCAACTGGCCCTGGCCGGCAAGCTGGACAAGGGCAACTGGCGCGGCAGCCTGAACCGTGGCGAAGTGCAAAGTGGCGGGCAGGACTGGCGCCTGCAACAGCCAGCCACGCTGGTGCGGCTGGCCAATGGGCAGCTTAGTTTGGGCGCGCAGTGCTGGCGCTCGGGTAGTGCCAGCCTGTGTGGTACGGAGCAGCGTCTGTTGCCGCAGCCCAAACTCGACTATCAGCTGAGCAACTTCCCCATGGACAGCCTGGCGCAGTGGTGGCCCAAGGACTTTGCCTGGCAGGGGCAGCTCAATGGCCGACTGCAGCTGGATCTGCCGGCCAGCGGGCCGAATGGCAGCCTGGAGCTGGATGCCGGCAGCGGTATCTGGCGCATTCGCGATCAGCAGCAGTGGCTGGAGTTTGCCTACGACAGCCTGCGCCTGAGTACGCAATTACGCCCGCAGCGTATCGATAGCCTGCTGGAGCTGCGTGGCCCGGCCATTGGTGAACTATCCCTGCAGGCTCAGCTTGACCCGCGCCCGGCGAGCAAGCCGCTGTCCGGTAGCTTCCGCCTAAATGGCCTGGACCTGGCGCTGACTCGCCCGTTTGTGCCGATGGTCGAGCGTATCGCCGGGCAATTGAATGGCGCTGGCACGCTGTCGGGCGGGCTGTTGGCACCGCAGGTCAACGGCAACCTGCGCGTGGTTAATGGCGAAGTAGCCGGTGGCGAGCTGCCGATGGATATCGAGCAGCTGCAACTGCAGGCGCAGATCGAGGGCGAACGGCTGCTGCTGGAGGGCGATTGGCGCAGCGGCGAGCAAGGGCAGGGCAGCCTGAATGGCGAGCTGAGCTGGGCCAATGGGTTGGTGGCGGATATGCAGCTGCGTGGCAGCCGCCTGCCGGTCACGGTGGAGCCTTACGCCGCGCTGGAAGTCGAACCGGATTTGCGCGTGAGTCTGCGTGATGAGCAGCTGTCCGTGGCTGGCAAGGTGCTGATCCCCAGCGGCAAGATTGAAGTGCGCGAGCTGCCGCCCTCGACCGTGCAGGTTTCCAGCGATGCCCAGGTGGTTGGCCGCGACAGCGCGCAGCAGCAGGCCACGGCGATTGCCATGGATATTGATGTTGAGGTCGGCCAGCAGCGCCTGACCTTCAGCGGTTTTGGCCTGGACGCCGAACTGTTTGGCCGCGTGCATATAGGCAATGATCTGGACACCCGCGGCGAACTGAGCCTGAACAAGGGGCGCTTCCGTGCCTATGGTCAGCGCCTGAATGTGCGCCGCGCGCGCCTGCTGTTCGCCGGGCCGATTGATCAGCCGTTTCTCGATATCGAGGCGGTGCGTCAGGTGGATGATGTCACCGCTGGTTTGCGCCTGAGCGGCAATGCCGCGCAACCGACCAGCGAAGTGTTTTCCGAGCCGGCGATGAGCCAGGAACAGGCGCTCTCGTACCTGATCATGGGGCGGCCGCTGGGGCAGGGCGGTGGTGGGGACAACAGCATGTTGGCGCAAGCCGCGCTGGCCCTGGGCATGGCCGGCAGTGCGCCGCTGGTCAATAACCTAGCGCAGGGCCTGGGTATCAGTGACTTTCAGCTCGACACCCAGGGCTCTGGGGTAACCACCAGCGTGGTGGCCAGCGGCAACCTCTCCGAGCGTCTGAGCCTGCGCTATGGCGTGGGGGTGTTTGAGCCGGCGAATACCATTGCCTTGCGCTATGAACTGAGCCGCAGGCTCTACCTTGAGGCTGCCAGCGGGTTGGCCAGTTCTCTGGATTTATTCTATCGGCGCGATTTCTAG
- a CDS encoding sodium:alanine symporter family protein, with product MEFVNTLVNQLNGVVWGPPMLVLILGTGLFLMLRLKFMPLSKIGAGFKLMWQGRQKGDAESGEISPFQALMTCLAATVGTGNIAGVATAIFLGGPGALFWMWCTALVGMATKYCEVVLAVHYREKDERGEHVGGPMYAIKNGLGKKWLWLGTAFAIFGGFAGFGIGNMVQVNSMAAALQTTFNIPLWVTGVVTMVIVGLVILGGIKRIGKVAATLVPFMCVAYIIAAMVVLVVNAAEIPKAFEMIFTYAFTPIAATGGFAGAAVMAAIRFGVARGIFSNEAGLGTAGIAQAAGTTNSPVRSGMIGMLGTFIDTIIICSMTGLAIITSGVWTSGASGAALSAAAFEQAMPGVGGYILTLALVVFAFTTILGWSYFGEKCWEYMVGTKSILPFRILWVVAVPFGAIAQLDFAWLVADTLNGLMAIPNLLSLLLLSPIVVKLTKDHFAKN from the coding sequence ATGGAATTCGTCAACACCCTGGTCAATCAACTCAATGGCGTGGTCTGGGGCCCGCCCATGCTGGTGCTGATTCTCGGCACTGGTCTGTTCCTCATGTTGCGCCTGAAATTCATGCCGCTGAGCAAGATCGGCGCAGGCTTCAAACTGATGTGGCAAGGCCGCCAGAAAGGCGATGCCGAGAGCGGTGAGATCAGCCCTTTCCAGGCGCTGATGACCTGCCTGGCCGCCACAGTTGGTACCGGCAATATCGCCGGTGTGGCCACCGCGATTTTCCTCGGCGGCCCGGGTGCATTGTTCTGGATGTGGTGTACCGCACTGGTCGGTATGGCCACCAAATACTGCGAAGTGGTGCTGGCGGTGCATTACCGCGAGAAGGACGAGCGCGGCGAGCACGTCGGCGGTCCGATGTACGCAATCAAAAACGGCCTGGGCAAGAAGTGGCTGTGGCTGGGCACCGCGTTCGCCATCTTCGGCGGTTTTGCCGGTTTCGGTATCGGCAACATGGTGCAGGTCAACAGCATGGCTGCGGCCCTGCAAACCACCTTCAACATTCCGCTGTGGGTTACCGGTGTGGTGACCATGGTGATTGTCGGCCTGGTGATCCTCGGCGGCATCAAGCGCATCGGTAAGGTCGCAGCGACCCTGGTGCCATTCATGTGTGTGGCCTACATCATCGCCGCCATGGTGGTGCTGGTGGTCAATGCCGCGGAAATCCCGAAAGCCTTTGAAATGATCTTCACCTACGCCTTCACCCCGATTGCTGCTACCGGTGGTTTTGCCGGTGCGGCGGTGATGGCGGCGATTCGCTTCGGTGTGGCGCGCGGTATTTTCTCCAACGAAGCAGGTCTGGGTACTGCAGGTATCGCTCAGGCGGCCGGCACCACCAACAGTCCGGTACGTTCGGGGATGATCGGCATGCTCGGGACCTTTATCGACACCATCATCATCTGCTCGATGACCGGCCTGGCTATCATCACCTCTGGCGTGTGGACCAGCGGTGCCAGCGGCGCAGCACTGTCGGCGGCAGCCTTTGAACAGGCGATGCCTGGTGTCGGCGGTTATATCCTGACGTTGGCCCTGGTGGTGTTTGCCTTTACCACCATCCTCGGTTGGAGCTACTTCGGTGAGAAGTGCTGGGAATATATGGTCGGCACCAAGTCGATCCTGCCATTCCGCATTCTCTGGGTAGTGGCCGTGCCGTTTGGTGCGATTGCTCAGCTGGACTTCGCCTGGTTGGTGGCCGATACCCTCAACGGTCTGATGGCGATTCCTAACCTGCTGTCGCTGCTGTTGCTCAGCCCGATCGTGGTCAAGCTGACCAAGGATCACTTCGCAAAAAATTGA
- the tpx gene encoding thiol peroxidase, translating to MAQVTLKGSPVEVTGQLPQIGQQAPAFSLVAGDLSDVSLASLAGKRKVLNIFPSVDTPTCATSVRTFNAEASKLANTVVLCISTDLPFAQARFCGTEGLENVINLSTMRGADFLQNYGVAIASGPLVGVAARAVVVLDEHDKVLHSELVGEIADEPNYAAAIAVLK from the coding sequence ATGGCACAAGTCACCCTCAAAGGTTCCCCGGTTGAAGTCACCGGTCAACTGCCGCAGATTGGTCAGCAAGCGCCGGCGTTTAGCCTGGTTGCCGGTGATCTGAGCGATGTGAGCCTGGCCAGCCTGGCCGGCAAGCGCAAAGTCCTGAACATTTTCCCAAGCGTCGACACCCCGACCTGCGCCACCTCCGTGCGTACCTTCAACGCCGAAGCGAGCAAACTGGCCAACACCGTGGTGCTGTGCATTTCCACCGATCTGCCGTTTGCCCAGGCGCGTTTCTGCGGTACCGAAGGTCTGGAAAACGTGATCAACCTGTCGACCATGCGTGGCGCTGACTTCCTGCAGAACTACGGCGTGGCCATTGCCAGCGGCCCGCTGGTGGGTGTTGCTGCCCGCGCGGTAGTGGTGCTGGATGAACACGACAAGGTGCTGCACAGCGAGCTGGTCGGCGAAATCGCTGACGAGCCGAACTACGCAGCTGCGATTGCCGTGCTCAAGTAA
- a CDS encoding MdtA/MuxA family multidrug efflux RND transporter periplasmic adaptor subunit: MPDTQFTTRPRNLSHQWLLGSLALAVLAVLLWWFWPSPPEAPQRGGPWRDGGPVPVRVATVSQGDFPVELKALGTVTAYNTVNVRGRVEGELVKLLFKDGQQVKAGDLLAVIDPRSYEIALQQAQGALQEHQAQLRNAELDLARYRGLYAEDSIAKQTLDTQEALVNQFRGSLRSLQADVATARLNLDFTQIRAPITGRLGIRQADVGNLVSSGDTLPLVVITQTLPIAVMFTLPEADLPAVVQQLRAGETLVVEAWDRSEKLKLAEGELESVDNLIDTATGTVKLKARFANAEEMLFPNQFVNVRLRVKTLQNVTLMPAAALQFGASGTFAYVVDAEDKVQLTPISVGASNGQLSVVEQGLKAGDRLVLEGTDRLRSGNKVEVIGDTPVAAQSAPATPEGKRAPRAQ, from the coding sequence ATGCCTGATACACAGTTCACCACCCGTCCTCGCAACCTGTCGCACCAATGGCTGCTCGGCTCACTCGCGCTGGCTGTTCTCGCCGTACTGCTGTGGTGGTTCTGGCCCAGCCCGCCGGAAGCGCCACAACGTGGCGGCCCTTGGCGTGATGGCGGGCCGGTGCCGGTGCGCGTGGCGACTGTCAGCCAGGGCGACTTCCCGGTTGAGCTCAAGGCCCTGGGTACCGTCACGGCCTATAACACGGTGAATGTTCGCGGCCGGGTTGAGGGTGAGCTGGTCAAGCTGCTGTTCAAGGATGGTCAGCAGGTCAAGGCAGGCGATCTGCTCGCGGTGATCGACCCGCGCTCTTATGAAATCGCCTTGCAGCAAGCCCAGGGCGCGCTGCAGGAACACCAGGCGCAGCTGCGTAATGCCGAGCTGGACTTGGCGCGCTACCGCGGTCTGTATGCCGAAGACTCGATTGCCAAACAGACCCTCGATACCCAGGAAGCGCTGGTCAATCAATTCCGCGGCAGCCTCAGGAGCCTGCAGGCGGATGTTGCCACCGCGCGACTGAACCTCGATTTCACCCAGATTCGCGCGCCTATTACCGGTCGCTTAGGCATCCGTCAGGCCGATGTCGGCAATCTGGTCAGCAGTGGCGATACGCTGCCGCTGGTGGTGATTACCCAGACCCTGCCCATCGCCGTGATGTTTACCCTGCCTGAAGCCGATCTGCCGGCGGTGGTGCAGCAACTGCGTGCAGGGGAAACCCTCGTGGTCGAAGCCTGGGATCGCAGTGAAAAACTCAAACTGGCTGAAGGCGAACTGGAGAGCGTCGACAACCTGATCGACACCGCCACCGGCACGGTCAAGCTCAAGGCGCGTTTCGCCAACGCCGAGGAAATGCTCTTTCCCAACCAGTTCGTCAACGTGCGTCTGCGCGTGAAAACCTTGCAGAACGTCACCCTGATGCCGGCGGCCGCGCTGCAGTTCGGCGCCAGCGGCACCTTTGCCTATGTGGTGGATGCTGAGGACAAGGTGCAGCTGACGCCGATCAGCGTTGGCGCAAGCAACGGCCAGCTCAGCGTGGTCGAGCAGGGCCTCAAAGCAGGTGATCGCCTGGTGCTGGAAGGCACTGACCGTTTGCGCTCCGGCAACAAGGTTGAGGTGATTGGCGACACACCGGTCGCCGCCCAGAGCGCGCCGGCCACGCCTGAAGGCAAACGAGCACCGCGCGCCCAATGA
- a CDS encoding MdtB/MuxB family multidrug efflux RND transporter permease subunit, giving the protein MNASRLFILRPVATTLIMLAIFLSGLIAYRLLPVSALPEVDYPTIRVMTLYPGASPDVMTSAVTAPLERQFGQMAGLKQMSSTSSGGASVITLRFNLEVKLDVAEQEVQAAINGASNLLPNDLPAPPVYNKVNPADTPVLTLAISSKTMPLPQVFDLVDTRLAQKLAQTSGVGLVTLAGGQRPAVRLRVNPEALASYGLNLSDVRTLITASNVNQPKGNFDGPTRVSQLDANDQLKSVDEYRELILGYKDGATLRLKDVAEIIDGAENQRLAAWANRSEAVLVNVQRQPGANVIDVVDSIQTLLPNLTQGLPASVEVSVLTDRTETIRAAVKGVQHELLLAIALVVLVTFLFLRKVSATIIPSIVVPLSLIGTFGVMYLAGFTINNLTLMALTIATGFVVDDAIVMLENIARHLEEGETPLNAALKGARQIGFTLVSLTISLIAVLIPLLFMADVVGRLFREFAITLAVAILISLVVSLTLTPMMCARLLKVEKPEAEGRFYRAAGAVIDGMIARYGVWLTWVLKHQPLTLLVAIGTLALTVVLYLAVPKGFFPVQDTGVIQGISEAPQSISFRAMSERQQRLAEVILQDPAVASLSSYIGVDGDNPTLNSGRLLINLTPRAERDVSASQIIERLRPELARIPGIELYLQPVQDLSIEDRVSRTQFQFSLESPDISLLEEWVPKLVSALREQPELTDVASDLQNRGLQVFLQIDRDMAGRLGVSIADIDNALYDAFGQRQISTIYTQASQYRVVLESENAGSIGPAALRQIHVKAADGQQVALSTLAQVEERAASLLINHIGQFPAATLSFNLASGVSLGEAVAVIERVEQKIGIPPAVQTRFQGAAEAFRASLSSTLLLILAAIVTMYIVLGVLYESYIHPITILSTLPSAGVGALLALLLSGNELGLIAIIGIILLIGIVKKNAIMMIDFALDAERNQGMLPEAAIYQAALLRFRPILMTTLAALFGAIPLMLASGSGAELRQPLGLVMVGGLLLSQILTLFTTPVIYLYFDRLSRRISGRSAAGLVVSR; this is encoded by the coding sequence ATGAACGCCTCCCGCCTGTTTATCCTGCGCCCGGTCGCTACCACGCTGATCATGTTGGCGATCTTCCTGAGTGGCCTGATTGCCTACCGATTGCTGCCCGTCTCGGCGCTGCCGGAAGTGGATTACCCGACCATTCGGGTAATGACCCTCTATCCCGGCGCCAGCCCGGACGTGATGACCAGTGCGGTTACCGCGCCGCTGGAGCGCCAGTTCGGGCAGATGGCCGGGCTGAAACAAATGTCCTCGACCAGCTCCGGTGGCGCATCAGTAATTACCCTGCGCTTTAACCTGGAGGTGAAGCTGGATGTCGCCGAGCAGGAAGTGCAGGCGGCGATCAATGGCGCAAGCAATCTGCTGCCCAATGATCTGCCGGCACCGCCGGTGTACAACAAGGTCAACCCCGCCGATACCCCGGTACTGACGCTGGCCATCAGCTCGAAAACCATGCCGCTGCCGCAGGTGTTCGATCTCGTCGATACCCGCCTGGCGCAGAAGCTCGCGCAAACCAGCGGTGTTGGTCTGGTCACCCTGGCTGGCGGTCAACGTCCGGCCGTACGTTTGCGGGTTAATCCAGAGGCGCTGGCTTCCTATGGTTTGAACCTCAGCGATGTGCGCACGCTGATCACCGCCAGCAACGTCAACCAGCCCAAAGGCAACTTTGACGGCCCGACCCGGGTGTCGCAACTGGATGCCAATGACCAGCTGAAGTCGGTTGACGAGTACCGCGAGCTGATCCTCGGCTATAAGGACGGCGCCACGCTGCGCCTGAAAGATGTTGCCGAAATTATCGATGGTGCGGAAAACCAGCGTCTGGCGGCCTGGGCCAACCGCAGCGAAGCGGTGCTGGTCAATGTGCAGCGCCAGCCCGGAGCCAACGTGATTGATGTGGTCGACAGTATTCAGACGCTGCTGCCCAATCTGACCCAGGGTCTGCCGGCCAGCGTCGAGGTCAGCGTGCTGACCGACCGCACCGAAACCATCCGCGCAGCGGTCAAGGGCGTGCAGCATGAGCTGCTGCTGGCCATTGCCCTGGTGGTGCTGGTGACCTTCCTGTTTTTGCGCAAGGTGTCGGCGACCATCATCCCGTCCATCGTCGTGCCGCTGTCGTTGATCGGCACCTTTGGCGTGATGTACCTGGCCGGTTTTACCATCAACAACCTGACGCTGATGGCGCTGACCATCGCCACCGGCTTTGTGGTGGACGATGCCATCGTCATGCTGGAGAACATCGCCCGCCACCTGGAAGAGGGTGAAACGCCGCTGAATGCGGCGCTCAAAGGCGCCAGGCAGATCGGATTTACCCTGGTGTCGCTGACCATTTCCTTGATTGCCGTGCTGATTCCGCTGCTGTTTATGGCCGATGTGGTGGGGCGGCTGTTCCGCGAATTTGCCATCACCCTGGCGGTGGCGATTCTGATTTCCCTGGTGGTGTCGCTGACCCTGACGCCGATGATGTGCGCACGCCTGCTCAAGGTGGAAAAGCCCGAAGCAGAAGGGCGTTTCTACCGCGCCGCTGGGGCAGTGATCGACGGCATGATCGCCCGTTACGGCGTGTGGTTGACCTGGGTTCTCAAGCATCAGCCGCTGACCCTGCTGGTGGCCATCGGCACCCTGGCGCTGACCGTGGTGTTGTACCTGGCGGTGCCCAAGGGCTTCTTCCCGGTGCAGGACACCGGGGTGATTCAGGGTATTTCCGAGGCGCCGCAGTCGATTTCCTTCCGCGCCATGAGCGAGCGTCAGCAGCGCTTGGCCGAGGTGATTCTGCAGGACCCGGCCGTGGCCAGCCTGTCGTCCTATATCGGCGTGGATGGCGACAACCCGACGCTGAACAGCGGCCGCCTGCTGATCAACCTGACGCCACGGGCCGAACGCGATGTCAGCGCGAGCCAGATTATCGAACGGTTGCGCCCGGAATTGGCACGGATTCCCGGAATCGAGCTGTATCTGCAACCGGTGCAGGACCTGTCCATCGAGGATCGGGTCAGCCGCACGCAGTTCCAGTTCAGCCTGGAATCGCCGGATATCAGCCTGCTGGAAGAATGGGTGCCCAAGCTGGTCAGTGCGCTGCGCGAGCAACCGGAGCTGACCGATGTGGCCAGCGACCTGCAGAACCGTGGGCTGCAGGTGTTTCTGCAGATCGACCGCGACATGGCCGGGCGCCTTGGCGTGAGCATCGCCGATATCGACAACGCCCTGTACGACGCCTTTGGCCAGCGGCAGATTTCCACCATCTACACCCAGGCCAGCCAGTACCGCGTGGTACTGGAAAGCGAGAATGCCGGCAGCATCGGCCCGGCCGCGCTGCGGCAGATTCACGTCAAGGCCGCCGACGGCCAGCAGGTCGCGCTGTCGACCCTGGCTCAGGTCGAGGAGCGCGCCGCCAGCCTATTGATTAACCATATCGGTCAATTCCCGGCCGCCACCCTGTCATTCAACCTGGCCAGCGGCGTATCCCTGGGCGAGGCGGTTGCAGTGATCGAGCGTGTCGAACAGAAGATCGGTATTCCGCCGGCGGTGCAGACGCGTTTCCAGGGCGCGGCAGAAGCCTTCCGCGCCTCCTTGTCGAGCACCTTGCTGCTGATTCTGGCGGCCATCGTCACCATGTATATCGTGCTCGGCGTGCTCTACGAGAGCTATATCCATCCGATCACCATTCTCTCCACCTTGCCCTCGGCCGGTGTGGGCGCGCTGCTGGCGTTGCTGCTCAGCGGTAACGAGCTGGGGTTGATTGCGATCATCGGCATCATCTTGCTGATTGGCATCGTCAAGAAGAACGCCATCATGATGATCGACTTCGCCCTCGACGCCGAACGCAACCAGGGCATGCTGCCGGAAGCAGCGATTTATCAGGCGGCGCTGCTGCGTTTCCGGCCGATTCTGATGACCACCCTGGCCGCGCTGTTTGGCGCGATTCCACTGATGCTGGCCAGCGGCTCCGGCGCCGAGCTGCGCCAACCGTTGGGTCTGGTGATGGTCGGTGGATTGCTGCTGAGCCAGATCCTCACGCTGTTCACCACACCGGTGATTTACCTGTACTTCGATCGCCTTTCGCGGCGCATCAGTGGCCGTAGCGCGGCCGGGCTTGTGGTCAGCCGATGA